In one window of Fusobacteria bacterium ZRK30 DNA:
- a CDS encoding permease gives MLKYIFSFAWLDQGTTWILNRIGVDTGERFGGSVHFFIYDTIKILILLSMMVFIISYMRSYFSVERTKKILEKLGGFKAHVAASLLGIVTPFCSCSSVPLFIGFIEGGIPLGVTFSFLITSPIVNEAAFVILLGTFGPKIAGYYVFSGVVLGVVGGYIIHLLKLERYVEEYVYKIKMGDTVIKTLSKRERIAFAKSNVKDIVGRIWKYLLIGIGIGALIHGWAPEEILSKYAGPENPLAVLFATVVAIPLYSNAMGTIPIAEALINKGVGMGTAMAFMMATTALSLPEMILLRKVIKPKLITVFTGITGVGIIAVGYLFNMII, from the coding sequence GTGCTAAAATATATATTTTCTTTTGCTTGGCTGGATCAGGGAACAACATGGATTCTGAATAGGATTGGAGTAGATACAGGAGAAAGATTCGGCGGCTCCGTTCATTTCTTTATCTATGATACTATAAAAATTTTAATACTTCTTTCAATGATGGTATTTATAATATCGTATATGAGAAGTTATTTTTCTGTAGAAAGAACCAAAAAAATACTGGAGAAATTAGGTGGATTCAAGGCTCATGTGGCTGCCAGTCTCTTAGGAATAGTAACACCTTTTTGCTCATGTTCCAGTGTCCCGCTTTTCATAGGATTTATAGAAGGGGGGATACCCCTTGGTGTAACTTTTTCTTTTTTGATAACTTCTCCTATAGTAAATGAAGCTGCTTTTGTGATTCTTTTGGGAACTTTCGGACCGAAAATAGCCGGATACTATGTATTTTCAGGAGTAGTATTGGGAGTGGTAGGGGGATATATAATTCACCTTCTAAAATTGGAAAGGTACGTAGAGGAATATGTATATAAAATAAAGATGGGAGATACGGTCATAAAAACTCTTTCTAAAAGGGAGAGGATAGCATTTGCTAAATCCAATGTAAAAGATATAGTTGGAAGGATATGGAAATATCTCCTTATAGGAATAGGAATAGGGGCTCTCATCCATGGATGGGCTCCTGAAGAGATCCTTTCAAAGTATGCAGGGCCTGAAAATCCACTGGCAGTATTGTTTGCGACAGTTGTGGCTATTCCTCTCTATTCAAATGCAATGGGGACTATCCCAATTGCGGAAGCCCTTATAAATAAAGGGGTAGGGATGGGAACGGCAATGGCATTTATGATGGCAACCACAGCTCTGTCACTTCCTGAGATGATCCTTTTGAGAAAGGTTATAAAGCCTAAATTAATAACTGTATTCACAGGGATAACAGGAGTGGGGATAATAGCAGTTGGATATTTATTTAATATGATTATATAG
- a CDS encoding polyprenyl synthetase family protein: MIYIKELTEIEENIEILVESISDGFTRKETKRLINSGGKRLRPLFLILAAKAGTINKDCYEAAASLELLHTSSLIHDDIIDHGEMRRGHETTVSIYGREKAVSAGGILSFFAMDNIISLGSEKLSAAMIDTLETLCLGELKQLDERYNFEIDYSDYITRISRKTASLFALSCTMGGILSGASEDIIEKLHKIGFNIGCSFQILDDILDIIGSEKDAGKVCGQDIRSGIITLPYLLLMEKDPGFKKRILSITYKSQSSEFDKLTSEVKKSPALEETYGVSNLFLDKALKLISTLEPPEVEENFTHIIKKLYRI; this comes from the coding sequence ATGATATATATAAAAGAATTGACAGAGATAGAAGAAAATATTGAGATTCTCGTGGAATCCATAAGTGATGGGTTTACCAGGAAAGAAACTAAAAGACTTATAAACTCAGGTGGTAAACGATTGAGGCCTCTTTTTCTTATCCTGGCTGCTAAGGCTGGAACTATTAATAAAGATTGCTATGAAGCAGCAGCTTCTTTGGAACTTCTCCATACTTCTTCTCTAATTCATGATGATATAATTGATCATGGAGAGATGAGAAGGGGCCATGAAACTACAGTGAGTATTTATGGAAGGGAAAAGGCTGTTTCTGCAGGGGGTATTCTTTCTTTTTTTGCCATGGATAATATCATCTCTTTAGGCAGTGAAAAACTTTCTGCTGCTATGATAGATACTTTAGAAACTCTTTGTTTAGGAGAGTTAAAGCAATTGGATGAAAGATATAATTTTGAAATAGATTATTCTGATTATATAACCAGAATCTCTAGAAAAACAGCTTCTCTTTTCGCTCTTTCATGTACCATGGGAGGTATTTTATCGGGAGCATCCGAAGATATCATAGAGAAACTCCACAAGATTGGTTTTAATATAGGATGCAGTTTTCAAATCTTAGATGATATTTTGGATATAATTGGTTCAGAAAAAGATGCAGGAAAGGTCTGCGGTCAGGATATCCGTAGTGGAATAATCACTCTTCCTTATCTGCTTTTAATGGAGAAAGATCCTGGTTTTAAGAAAAGAATCCTTTCAATAACTTATAAATCCCAGAGTTCGGAGTTTGATAAACTGACAAGTGAAGTCAAAAAAAGTCCCGCTTTAGAGGAAACCTATGGGGTGAGTAACTTATTTTTAGATAAAGCTTTAAAACTTATCTCTACCCTGGAACCTCCTGAGGTAGAAGAAAACTTTACACATATCATAAAAAAATTATATAGAATATAA
- a CDS encoding thioredoxin family protein translates to MEIKVLGTGCKKCDDLYDNVIKALSQAGKDAVVEKVEDIVSIMSFGVMSSPALVIDGEVVLTGRVAQIEEIINFIK, encoded by the coding sequence ATGGAAATAAAGGTATTGGGAACAGGGTGTAAAAAATGTGACGACTTATATGATAATGTAATAAAGGCTCTTTCACAGGCCGGTAAGGATGCAGTGGTGGAAAAAGTGGAGGATATTGTATCCATAATGTCCTTTGGGGTGATGAGTAGTCCAGCTCTTGTTATCGATGGAGAGGTAGTATTGACTGGGAGAGTTGCTCAGATCGAAGAGATAATAAATTTTATTAAATAG
- a CDS encoding prenyltransferase has product MTKKQLFAILDPKTWPASVIPVLVGTLYSTYRFGNFRLDLFIAMLFSAVGAQCFANVINDYSDYISGLDTIDTVHDREGSILVFDGIPLIQVKKLMVYLVVCTLFPAFYLLFHGGVIVAVIGIVGFLVAYFYSAGPLPISKTFLGELVSGFTMGGLITWLAYYVQSGHIDKNIILISIPLIIYIGSILLTNGLCDIEKDRATRVTIPILMGRERSIDILKFAYIMMYIFVFLSIVLKLLPFSMFLIFLSVPLVVKKLKFIAVENISLKNRSNIMGNSVLSGIIFFLFYIIIILGEILRSEFL; this is encoded by the coding sequence ATGACTAAAAAACAACTATTTGCCATCCTCGACCCAAAAACTTGGCCGGCATCTGTTATTCCGGTACTTGTAGGAACTCTTTATTCAACGTATCGATTTGGTAACTTTAGATTAGATCTATTTATAGCCATGTTATTTTCGGCAGTAGGAGCACAATGTTTTGCTAACGTAATCAATGATTATTCTGATTATATAAGTGGTTTAGACACCATAGATACTGTACATGACAGAGAGGGGAGCATTTTGGTTTTTGACGGGATTCCCCTCATTCAGGTAAAAAAATTGATGGTATATCTGGTGGTATGTACATTGTTTCCGGCATTCTATCTTCTCTTTCATGGAGGAGTTATAGTTGCTGTCATTGGCATCGTAGGTTTTCTGGTAGCGTATTTTTACTCAGCAGGGCCCTTGCCGATATCTAAAACATTTTTAGGAGAATTAGTTTCCGGGTTTACCATGGGGGGACTTATAACCTGGTTAGCATATTATGTTCAGAGTGGTCATATAGATAAAAATATTATATTGATCTCAATACCGTTGATAATCTATATAGGGTCTATCCTCCTAACAAATGGTCTTTGTGATATAGAAAAAGATCGGGCAACTAGGGTAACCATTCCAATTCTTATGGGGAGGGAGAGATCTATAGATATCTTAAAATTCGCCTATATAATGATGTATATTTTTGTATTTTTAAGTATTGTTCTAAAACTTTTACCTTTCTCAATGTTTTTAATCTTTTTATCGGTTCCATTGGTTGTAAAAAAGCTTAAGTTTATTGCAGTAGAAAATATATCTTTAAAAAATAGGTCTAATATTATGGGAAATTCAGTTTTATCGGGAATTATCTTTTTCCTCTTTTATATAATAATTATTTTAGGAGAAATTTTAAGGAGTGAGTTTTTATAA
- a CDS encoding GGDEF domain-containing protein codes for MNIEKLKKSENFLEVLMDNLESNIMVVNQDIKVESVNPFLKNMLHKDLNQIEGKKCGNALGCRHAVEEGKNCGETTFCSTCNLRKTIISTLADRSNHSGNVLSREFYMNGEKKKKYFLYSCKHVKFNSDDMALLIMNDVTELEENRRKMEKMALTDDLTGLFNRRYIFNFLSDEELQVKGFSIIMGDVDHFKKINDSYGHPFGDVVLKKVANIIKDVIGEKGLAARFGGEEFLIVLPDMTSKDAYFYAEQLRKKIETLKINDYSSRTTISLGVAEYLKGQDISEVIKTADKLLYLAKESGRNITKVK; via the coding sequence TTGAATATCGAAAAATTAAAAAAATCTGAAAATTTTCTTGAAGTTCTCATGGATAATCTAGAGAGTAATATAATGGTAGTAAATCAGGATATAAAGGTAGAATCCGTAAATCCTTTTCTTAAAAATATGCTCCATAAAGATTTAAATCAGATAGAGGGAAAAAAATGTGGAAATGCCCTTGGGTGCCGTCATGCCGTCGAAGAGGGGAAAAATTGCGGTGAAACTACTTTCTGCAGTACCTGTAACCTCAGAAAGACCATCATTTCAACCCTTGCTGACAGATCCAACCACTCGGGAAATGTTCTTTCCAGAGAATTTTATATGAATGGCGAAAAGAAAAAAAAATACTTTCTCTATTCCTGCAAACACGTTAAATTTAATAGTGACGATATGGCTCTTCTCATCATGAACGATGTAACCGAATTAGAGGAAAATAGGAGAAAGATGGAAAAAATGGCCTTAACCGATGATCTTACTGGTCTTTTTAACAGAAGATATATCTTCAATTTCTTATCAGATGAAGAACTTCAAGTGAAAGGATTTTCTATCATCATGGGAGATGTCGATCACTTCAAAAAAATAAATGATAGTTATGGCCATCCTTTTGGGGATGTTGTATTAAAAAAAGTTGCTAATATAATAAAAGATGTTATTGGGGAAAAAGGGCTAGCCGCTCGATTTGGAGGAGAGGAATTTCTTATAGTCCTGCCTGATATGACATCCAAAGATGCTTATTTTTATGCTGAGCAATTGAGAAAAAAAATAGAAACTCTCAAAATAAATGACTATTCATCAAGAACTACCATTAGTTTAGGAGTAGCAGAGTATCTGAAGGGGCAGGATATAAGTGAAGTTATTAAAACTGCCGATAAACTCCTCTATCTGGCTAAAGAATCCGGCAGAAATATAACTAAAGTTAAATAA
- a CDS encoding GTP-binding protein, with the protein MKKKKLYLLTGFLGAGKTTTLKGILKDLSQSKNAVIMNEFGKTGIDGSLLKEFDIELSEINRGSIFCSCLQINFVTELARISETDVDRVFVEGSGLADPSNIGEILEALKAYMKVEDNPYIYSGAICIVDARTFLAEVDGIEAISNQIQQAHMVVINKSDLVEDTTVIRDKIALINPDADIHRTTFGKIGIEFFKREGDFLQNTIKKKTTNTVDTKPKTFTMNIKSEVSHTELNNFLEEIGPMVYRVKGFTQIEGDMMKVDMVGSMIDMEKSAQGWDESTLVFLTKKIEGMSVPQILKGIISAWKKNTTAEMKMMNG; encoded by the coding sequence GTGAAAAAGAAAAAACTTTATCTGCTTACAGGGTTTTTAGGAGCAGGAAAAACTACCACATTAAAGGGAATTTTAAAGGATCTGTCTCAAAGTAAAAATGCCGTTATTATGAATGAATTCGGGAAAACTGGGATAGATGGAAGTTTATTAAAAGAATTTGATATAGAACTTTCAGAGATCAACAGAGGATCTATTTTCTGCAGCTGTCTTCAAATTAATTTTGTTACTGAGCTTGCAAGGATATCCGAAACAGATGTGGACAGGGTATTTGTAGAGGGGTCGGGATTAGCAGATCCATCTAATATAGGAGAAATTTTAGAGGCTTTAAAGGCATATATGAAGGTAGAAGATAATCCGTATATCTATTCAGGAGCAATATGTATTGTAGATGCAAGAACATTTTTAGCTGAGGTAGATGGAATAGAGGCTATATCCAATCAGATACAACAGGCTCATATGGTAGTAATAAATAAATCTGATCTTGTAGAGGATACCACTGTTATAAGGGATAAAATAGCACTTATAAACCCTGATGCTGATATTCATAGAACAACTTTTGGAAAGATAGGAATAGAATTCTTTAAGAGGGAAGGAGATTTTTTACAAAATACCATAAAAAAGAAAACTACGAATACTGTAGATACAAAACCAAAAACATTTACTATGAATATTAAATCGGAAGTTTCTCATACTGAACTAAATAATTTTTTAGAAGAGATAGGTCCTATGGTTTACAGGGTAAAGGGGTTTACTCAGATAGAGGGAGACATGATGAAGGTTGATATGGTAGGAAGTATGATAGATATGGAGAAAAGTGCCCAAGGATGGGATGAATCTACCCTTGTCTTTCTGACTAAAAAAATAGAAGGAATGAGTGTACCTCAGATATTAAAAGGAATAATCAGTGCGTGGAAGAAAAATACCACAGCAGAGATGAAGATGATGAATGGATAG
- a CDS encoding demethylmenaquinone methyltransferase translates to MTIERDKERKAHNVFQKISSCYDFMNDIITLGVHRLWKKDLIKNIPMKSERVLDVCCGTGDIAIGIGNKLKSSQIKALDFSDGMLQVARKRVEAGHLKNIEFILGSALSLPFKDSSFDTVTISFGIRNTSDYGKVLREINRVLTPGGLFFCMEASYPDPFLLRRILKAYCKFLVPIMGKLLVRSYGEYRWLDESVEAFISKEELTGLIEEAGFTDINLKTYLFGSCTLHFGIKGGEDGH, encoded by the coding sequence ATGACAATTGAAAGGGATAAAGAGAGGAAAGCTCATAATGTGTTTCAAAAGATTTCATCTTGCTATGATTTTATGAATGATATTATTACCCTTGGAGTACACAGACTATGGAAAAAAGATCTTATTAAAAATATCCCCATGAAAAGTGAAAGGGTATTGGATGTGTGTTGTGGTACAGGAGATATAGCCATTGGAATAGGAAATAAATTAAAGTCTTCCCAGATAAAAGCCCTTGATTTCAGTGATGGGATGCTTCAGGTTGCTAGAAAAAGAGTTGAGGCAGGTCATCTTAAAAATATAGAGTTTATTCTGGGAAGTGCACTTTCTCTCCCCTTTAAAGACAGTAGTTTTGATACTGTTACTATTTCATTTGGAATTAGAAATACATCTGATTATGGAAAGGTTCTCAGGGAGATAAATCGTGTTTTGACCCCTGGAGGGCTATTTTTCTGTATGGAGGCTTCCTATCCGGATCCATTTTTACTGAGGAGAATTCTGAAAGCTTACTGTAAATTTTTAGTTCCCATTATGGGGAAGCTTTTAGTAAGATCTTACGGGGAATACCGATGGTTGGACGAATCTGTGGAGGCTTTTATATCCAAAGAAGAACTTACAGGACTTATAGAGGAAGCAGGATTTACAGATATAAATCTTAAAACCTACCTTTTTGGAAGCTGTACCCTGCATTTTGGAATTAAAGGAGGAGAGGATGGACACTAA
- a CDS encoding SulP family inorganic anion transporter, with protein sequence MEHVFNPKLFTLFKGGLDKKQVTSDILAGIVVAIVALPLAIAFAVASGVSPERGIITSIIAGFIISFLGGSRVQIGGPTGAFIVIVFGIVETYGINGLIISSIMAGIILIVFGILKLGGLLKYFPNSLIIGFTSGIALVIFSTQIKDALGLNITKVPSEFIEKWKLYFTHIDEINMTAVTVTVITILITIFSKKLVNKIPGSFIAIIVMTMGVQLFDLPVTTIESSFGEIPNHFNFTVPSFAFSDLAIYIGPAITIALLGSIESLLSAVVSDGMISGNHRSNTELIAQGIANIVTPFFGGIPATGAIARTATNVNIGGRTPISGIVHSITLLLIMLLFGRWAKLIPMSCLAGVLIVVAFNMSEWRSFRSILKGSIFDIIILLSTFILTVLVDLTVAIQVGIVLSALLFMKRMADISGKIPLEIDSDLIEDYSKLPKDISIYEISGPLFFASVKEYTEVIKRIGLKSKVLIIRMRHVPFVDSTGLENLKGVIKILKDYGVTIVLSGVNESVLKDFEKHQLISLVDKSNIHNSFEKAIDYSKQLLK encoded by the coding sequence ATGGAACATGTATTTAATCCAAAGCTATTCACTTTATTTAAAGGAGGTCTCGATAAAAAGCAAGTCACTTCTGACATATTAGCTGGAATTGTTGTTGCCATTGTTGCCTTACCTCTTGCCATCGCCTTTGCAGTTGCTTCAGGAGTTTCACCGGAAAGGGGAATAATAACATCAATCATTGCAGGATTCATCATCTCTTTCCTTGGGGGAAGCAGAGTACAGATAGGGGGGCCAACAGGAGCTTTTATTGTTATTGTATTTGGTATCGTAGAAACATATGGTATCAATGGTTTAATTATTTCATCCATTATGGCCGGAATAATATTAATAGTATTTGGGATATTAAAATTAGGAGGGTTGTTAAAATATTTTCCTAATTCTTTGATCATTGGGTTTACAAGTGGAATTGCATTAGTTATTTTTTCAACACAAATAAAAGATGCACTGGGTTTAAATATTACCAAGGTTCCATCTGAGTTTATTGAAAAATGGAAACTTTATTTTACACATATAGATGAAATAAATATGACCGCTGTAACTGTCACAGTGATCACCATATTAATAACTATTTTTTCAAAAAAATTAGTAAATAAAATACCAGGCTCATTTATTGCAATCATAGTAATGACAATGGGGGTACAGTTATTCGATCTTCCAGTTACTACAATAGAGTCATCATTTGGGGAGATTCCAAATCATTTTAACTTTACAGTACCATCCTTTGCTTTCAGTGATTTAGCTATATATATAGGCCCTGCCATTACCATAGCCTTACTGGGGAGTATTGAATCTTTACTCTCTGCCGTTGTTTCCGACGGGATGATAAGCGGAAACCACAGATCCAATACAGAACTTATTGCACAGGGGATAGCAAATATAGTTACTCCATTCTTCGGAGGTATCCCTGCAACAGGAGCTATTGCAAGGACAGCTACCAATGTAAATATCGGTGGACGAACCCCTATCTCAGGAATAGTTCACTCTATAACACTACTATTAATTATGCTTTTATTCGGCAGATGGGCAAAATTAATTCCAATGTCTTGTCTTGCCGGAGTATTAATTGTTGTAGCTTTCAATATGAGTGAATGGCGTTCATTCAGATCGATACTGAAAGGATCAATTTTTGACATTATTATTCTGCTTTCGACTTTCATATTGACTGTTTTGGTTGATTTAACAGTGGCTATACAGGTTGGAATAGTTTTGTCGGCACTATTATTTATGAAACGGATGGCTGATATTAGCGGGAAAATACCCCTTGAAATTGACAGTGATCTAATTGAAGATTATTCAAAATTACCTAAAGATATTTCGATCTATGAGATAAGCGGTCCGCTTTTCTTTGCATCAGTAAAGGAGTATACAGAGGTAATAAAAAGAATAGGGTTAAAGAGTAAAGTTTTGATAATCCGTATGCGTCATGTCCCTTTTGTTGATTCGACTGGTCTGGAAAACCTTAAAGGTGTCATAAAGATATTAAAAGACTACGGTGTAACAATTGTTTTATCTGGAGTTAATGAATCTGTTTTAAAAGATTTTGAAAAACATCAATTGATTTCACTGGTCGATAAATCCAATATCCATAACTCCTTTGAAAAGGCTATCGACTACTCAAAACAACTATTAAAATAA
- a CDS encoding DeoR/GlpR family DNA-binding transcription regulator, whose product MFAQERRLEILKILMDKTKVRVKELSLTFDVSEVIIRKDLKLLEEEGKLERTHGGAILKKEIPADISLNHRKVVNLGGKKKITNKLYKIIEEEEIIFLDSSSTNLMLAEKLAESPKKITVVTNMLDIMKCLDGVDKIELIGIGGTYHSVLGTFLGGLALDSVRKINTQKLFLGGAGIDVQKGNISIFDSNEVTLKKAMIQMASKVYFVCEKDKFYSYGIYNFGTIDDLDAIVVDEKPEKQFEEKLRENGVEII is encoded by the coding sequence ATGTTTGCACAGGAAAGAAGATTAGAAATATTAAAGATCCTTATGGATAAAACAAAGGTAAGAGTAAAAGAGTTAAGCCTTACCTTCGATGTAAGTGAAGTAATAATACGAAAGGATTTGAAACTTTTAGAGGAAGAGGGTAAATTAGAAAGAACCCATGGAGGAGCCATATTAAAAAAAGAGATCCCTGCAGATATCTCCCTTAATCACAGAAAAGTCGTTAATTTAGGAGGGAAAAAAAAGATAACCAATAAACTCTACAAGATTATAGAGGAAGAAGAGATAATATTCTTAGATTCTTCTAGTACAAATCTTATGCTTGCTGAAAAATTGGCTGAATCCCCTAAAAAAATTACAGTAGTAACCAATATGCTGGATATCATGAAATGTCTGGACGGAGTAGATAAGATTGAGCTTATCGGGATCGGTGGGACATATCACAGTGTTTTGGGAACTTTTTTAGGAGGACTAGCCCTGGATTCAGTCCGTAAAATTAATACACAGAAACTTTTTTTAGGAGGAGCAGGAATCGATGTTCAAAAGGGCAATATTAGTATCTTTGATTCTAATGAAGTAACCTTAAAGAAAGCCATGATTCAAATGGCCTCAAAGGTCTATTTTGTATGTGAAAAAGATAAATTTTACTCCTATGGAATATATAACTTCGGGACTATAGACGATTTGGATGCTATAGTGGTCGATGAAAAACCTGAAAAACAATTTGAAGAAAAATTAAGGGAAAATGGTGTGGAAATTATTTAG